In Aquila chrysaetos chrysaetos chromosome 2, bAquChr1.4, whole genome shotgun sequence, the following are encoded in one genomic region:
- the LOC115349941 gene encoding photoreceptor outer segment membrane glycoprotein 2, producing the protein MAVLRVKFTKTKRDKLAQILWILNWVSVVSGIILFSLGLFLKIEIKKRNEVMAKGDVNSVPNMLLSVGVIACIINFLGGKICYDCSDASKFSRWKLVMLPYIVCTFCFTFCILVGALMCYTMRNELEESLYLGLRDAIKFYKDTDIPGRCFLKKTVDMLQIGFKCCGNNGFRDWFEIQWVSARYLNMASKEVLDRLKSNVDGKFLVDGVPFSCCNPSSPRPCIQYQLTNNSAHYNYDFLTEELNIWVKGCREALLDYYTAIMRSIGIAALLIWLFELSVLIGVRYLQTAMKNVLLLGDLEGESDGWLLENSFVETAKYNISIIKNLGKANQISTVSGMNDPNIDVQNTNCGKTNVTTKSIPAAS; encoded by the exons ATGGCTGTCCTCAGAGTAAAATTCACCAAAACTAAGAGGGACAAATTGGCTCAGATCTTATGGATCCTCAACTGGGTTTCTGTAGTGAGCGGGATCATTCTCTTCAGTCTTGGCCTCTTTCTGAAAATAGAGATCAAGAAGCGCAATGAAGTGATGGCAAAAGGGGACGTTAACTCTGTCCCCAACATGCTGCTCTCTGTAGGGGTCATAGCATGTATCATCAACTTTCTGGGTGGCAAAATCTGCTATGACTGCTCAGATGCCAGCAAGTTCTCTCGATGGAAACTAGTTATGCTCCCATACATCGTATGTACCTTCTGTTTTACCTTTTGCATCCTGGTGGGTGCTCTCATGTGCTATACCATGAGGAACGAGCTGGAAGAGTCTCTCTATCTGGGACTGAGGGATGCTATTAAGTTCTATAAGGACACGGACATACCTGGACGatgtttcttaaagaaaacagtggatATGTTACAAATTGGATTCAAATGCTGTGGAAACAATGGCTTTAGAGACTGGTTTGAAATTCAGTGGGTATCTGCTCGTTATCTGAATATGGCTTCCAAGGAAGTTCTGGA CCGTCTAAAGAGCAACGTTGATGGAAAGTTCTTGGTGGATGGAGTacccttcagctgctgcaacCCAAGCTCCCCGCGGCCCTGTATCCAGTACCAGCTGACAAACAACAGTGCTCACTACAACTACGATTTTCTGACAGAGGAACTCAATATCTGGGTGAAGGGGTGCAGAGAGGCCCTGCTGGATTACTACACAGCTATTATGAGATCTATTGGCATCGCAGCATTGCTTATTTGGTTGTTTGAG CTCTCTGTACTTATTGGTGTCCGGTACCTACAAACAGCAATGAAGAATGTCCTTCTGCTAGGAGATTTGGAGGGCGAGTCAGACGGCTGGTTACTAGAAAACAGCTTTGTGGAAACTGCCAAATACAACATCAGTATCATTAAGAACCTCGGCAAAGCCAACCAGATCTCCACTGTCTCAGGCATGAACGACCCCAACATTGACGTTCAAAACACAAACTGTGGCAAAACCAATGTTACAACAAAATCTATCCCAGCAGCTAGCTAG